The Macaca fascicularis isolate 582-1 chromosome 5, T2T-MFA8v1.1 genome segment TGCCCACGAACTCGTCCACTCTGGTGAGCAGGTCCTCCAGGCTCGCGTCCAGGGCCTCGACCTCGGGCCGCGCCCCTGCCCCAGGCAGCAGGCAGGCGGCGTAGCCCGCAGCGGCGCGGTGAAGCAGCGGCAGGTCGCGGCCCGGCGCACCGTCCTCCGCGCCCTCATCCTCCCACGGCCCCGAGGCGCTGCTGTGGCTCTGGGACACAGTGCCACTGTCCCCGCTCCAGGCGGCGCCCTGAGGCTCGGCCTCTTCCGCCAGCCCCTCGGGCGGCGCTCCGCTATCTGAGGAGCTACCCTCCATAGCGACCACCTTGCTATGCAGCGCCCGCTTCCGACCTCCGCGCGCTCACGctcacgcacacgcacgcacgcgcGCTCACGCCTTTGCTTCCGGCGGCCTGAGAGCGCGTCTGTGCACGCGCACCCACCTTTGTTTCCGGCCTCCCAGCGCGTTCACGCTCACGCATGCGCGCTGCGGTTTTCTCACGCCCGCGCTCAcattcaacctttttttttttttttttttttagcgaaGGTGTAGCAGGAATACAACACAgtgcatatattttaaatgtgcacATTGATGACTTTGTACACATCCATACAACCATGCATATTCTATCCAGACCAACTGTTAGGACATGTCCAACACCCATGAAAGTctcccttctttcatttcctttttctgtttatagtaaaataaatgagataaacaAGACGAAACACAAAAGGGACGCACCTTGACTACTTTGGATGATTTTTAAAGTCCTCAGCTTCGTCTGATTGCAAATGGTGTAAAACTAAGAAATAGTAATACTTTCCAAGCAAATATCAAATCCAGGGTACTgccagaagaaaacaaagatgaagtTGAGATTTGACGGTAAAATCCTTTAAAATCTCATAAAAAGCAAAGATTGTGCCTCAGGATACCATTCACTTAGACTAACAGCTCCTTAAAGAGATTAATGGTGTGGCTCAATCAAACAAAATTGATGGACTTTGGTTTGAGTCCATCAATCAAACCACAGGGCCTCCAGAAGGCTTAAGGCTTGTTCCTCAGTATTAGCAGAACCCCAAAATAGATAGAGATGGACTTATCTCAAAGGGATTTGTAGGTTGCACTTTTGTCTAACGGAGTGAACCCTGATGAGATTCACAGGAGACCTATTaagttttttaaagataattatattGACACAAACATTGCAGATTGGACTGGAAGGGAAAGGCCTTTGGAGCCCCTCTCCCCAAACTTCTACAAGCAGGAATCAGACTGAGAAAAAGACTCATTAGCAAACACATGGTACATttcatgaaaaaggaagtataacCAGGAGCCCAGATGGTAGAACTGGGAGTCATGGAGTCCTAGACCTTGAGACTGGATGGCAGAGTTACCACGGACTGGTAACTTGTTTGTACTTccaatttccccctttttgaACAGGAGTGGTAGTGGCTATCTAGTGGTAGTGGTAGCGGAACAGGTCTGTAGTGATTATCCTGTGCTGGCCCCACAATTGTGTATTCGAGGCATGGGGGCGGAGAACTTGTCTCCTTAGCTTCAAAAGTCTACAGATCAAGAAGAATTGTACTCTAAGAGCTGAATTTAAGGAACTACGCTCAGAAAGCCTCATCTACATCTGATCTAATTTAGAAGACAAAATTCTGGACTTAAAGCTGATGTGACAATAGGATAGTAATACTTAAAACtacatgatatttttaaaaatgtaacttttggGGACCTTGGATGGAGTGGTTAGCATGTTAAAATGGCATGAAGAATTGGTAGTCAGAGGACAAACTGTGATTGCTAGCCAGCCTTCAAGATGACTCCCAGTGGTTTCTTCCTCCTGGTATTCTCACTCTTGTGTATTCCCTCTTGTTGAGTATGTACTGGACTTAGTGGCTTCACTTGCTCATAATAAACTGAAGAAGACAGAAGCGATGTTGTATGATTTGGACATTAGTTCATAAAAGGTAGTGTGGCATCTCTTTCCCTCCAacctgagaaaggaaaataaatcttacaATCACTAAGCTAAAAGAAAAGTCAAGTTGGAAACTgctcagggcaaacctgcctcaCATTCTATTCATGGCcactcctctgctcactgagataaatgcatatctgattgcctcctttggagggcgaatcagaaactcaaaatgaccgggcacggtggcttacgcctgtaaccccaacactttgtgaggctgaggtgggtggatcatttgagatcaggagttcgagaccagcctggccaacatggtgaaaccctgtctctaaaaaaaatacaaaaatttagccagtcgtggtggtacacacctgtaatcccagctactcgggaggctgaagcaggagaattgcttgaatctgggaggaggaggttgcagtgagccgagatcatgccactacactccagcctgggcgacagggtgagactccatctcaaaaaaaaagaaagaaagaaactcaaaagaatgcaaccatttttctcttatctacccaagacctggaagccccctccccactttgagttgtccctcCTTTGCTTTGAGATGtctcacctttctggaccaaTCCATCGTTcctcttacatatgttgattgacgtctcatgtctccctaatatgtataaaaccaagctgtgctctgaccaccttggacacatatcatcaggacctcctgaggctgtgtcacgggcacacatcctcaaccttggcaaaataaactttttaaattaactgagacATGTCTCAGATATTAGGGGTTCACAAACCACTTGCTCTGGGGAAACCAGCTGCCTTGTTGTGGGCAGCTCCATGGAGAAGCCCATATAGCAAAGAGCTGAGACCAACAGCTAGAGAAAAACAGCCTCTTTCCAACAACCACATGAGtaagccatcttggaagtggatgCTCCAGCCTCATTCAAACTCAGAtatgactgcagccccagctgataggttcactgcaacctcatgtAAGATACTAAACTGAAACTACATACGAtaatgctatggtctgaatgtttgtgtcctcatATCCCAATTCATATGTTTAAATTCTACCCCACAAggtgattgatatggtttggatgtcccacccaaatctcatgttgaaatgtaatccccagtgttggagctgGAGCCTGCTGGTAgttgactggatcatggggacagatttctcatgaatggtttagcaccatcccctttgTACTGCTCCTGTGattagtgagttctcatgagatctagtcatttaacgtgtgtggcacctcctcccacctcttgctcctgctttggtcatgtgacatgcctgctctccctttgccttctgccatgattataagtttcctgaagcctccccagaagccaagcagatgccagcaccatgcttcctgtacagcctgcagaacccttAGCCAATTAAGCCtttgttcttcataaattacccagtctcagatattcctttatagcaatgtgagaacagctCAACACAGTGCTGGTATTAGGAAAttgggcctttgggaagtgatctGGTCATGGGGTCAGAGTCCTCATGAATGTGACTAGTACCCTTATAAAGGATAtaaggccagctgcagtggctcatgcttgtaatctcaacactttgggaggaagaggcaggagaattgtttgaggctaggagtttgagactagcctggacaacataacaagacccccgtctctacaaaaaaaatttttgtttaagctgggtgtggtgccatgtgcctgtagtcccagctactcaggaggtggaggctagaggatcacttgagctcaggagtttgaggcagtgagctatgctcattccactgcactttagcctgtgcaaaaagagcaagactctgtctataaGTAGTATAAGAGGGCTgggtgcggcagctcacgcctgtaatcccagcactttggaaggctggggcaggtggatcacctgaggtcaggagtttgagacaagcttggccaacatggtgaaaccccatctctactaataatacaaaaattagccaggcatggtggcaggcacctgtaatcccagctacttaggaggctgaggcaggagaatcgcttgaaccctggaggcagaggtttcagtgagcagagactgcatcattgcactccagcctgggcgacaagagtgaaactccatctccaaaacaaaacaaaacaaaagacgtATAAGAGAGACCCCTTGCTCCTTCCATCCTCTGAGGTCACAGCAAGAAGGAACCATTTATGAACCAAAATACTAGTTCTCACCAGACAGAATCTActagcactttgatcttggacttcccattcaccagaactgtgagaagctGGCCAccttatggtattttgttagagcagcctaAATGCACTAtgacagataataaatattttacagctGCTAAATGTTGGGGTAACTGGTTATGCAGTAATAAACTATTGAAGGAATATGctaccatttattcattttatttatttattctcctgttgatgaacatttggtttgttttaactttggggctattataataaagctgctgtgaatattcttgtatatgtatttttataaacaatTGCATTCAAACTCTCTTAAGTGTATAACAAGGTGTCAATTTGCTAGAACATAGGATTGGTATATGTTTAATCTCGGTAGATACtgccaaatagttttccaaaatTATTGTAACAACTTACATTCCCATTTTTATGGGCTGAATATATGTGTCCCCCAATATTtttatgttgaagccctaacccccagtgtggctATACTTGGAGTAAAGCAGTAAGTAAGGTCATACAAGTGGGGGCATGATCCTATAGCTTcatgttcttataagaagagacacaagagagCACTCCTTCCTGTACCCCACAACACTGCATGCACAAAGAAGAGATCATGTGAGGACTGCAGCAGGAAGGCGGCCATCTGCAAttcaggaagagagccctcacctcCAGAAACCAGATTTGCTGGCACGTTAATcatggacttctggcctctagaactgtgagaagataaatgtctgtgtttaagccacccagtctatagtattttgttatggtgtTCAGACTAGACTAAGACATCCATCAAGAATGTATAagagttccagttgttccacatcTTCCCCaatacttggtattgtcagtattTTCAATTTTAGTAATTCTAGTGGATGTACAGTGCTTCCTCGTTGTGCTTTCTAATCTGCATTTCCCTGTTGAATCATGAAGTTGAAAACCTCttcatatacttattggccattCGGATATTCTCTTTTGTGAAGTGCCAGCCtatgtcttttgcctgttttaaaattttgtcttttccttcttgATCTATAGGAGTTCTCAATATATTCTGCATGAGTCAAATATCTTTTTTCACGGTGCCTTGCTCTTTCCCTCTTAATGTTCTTTTGATGAACATCTGCTGGAATGTTGGTGTTTGCAAAACTGTTTCGCACACGTCATCTTACAAATCCCTCTTCCCACTGACAGATATTCAGGCTGGGGCCATTGGTCTTTATCAGACTGGAAAACTGAAGTTCTGATCTGTGGCACTTGTGTAAGAAGGATCCCCCCTCTACACACACTCATATTACTACTAGTGTGGCACTGGGTGACTAAGCCTAGCAATAGACTTCTTCCATTCCACAATGGCATTAGGTTGGTGATCAAAACGTATTGACGATCAAAGCCACATTTACTAGGTCCCTGCTCATTTTCAGGTCTTGTGTGTGGAGGGACATAAAGGTGACCAAGACCAGAACCTGTCCCCAAACAGCCTCCAGTCTGGTAGAGGCACTTAGGTACTAGGCAATTCCTCTCTCTAAAGCATTCTCTAAGGCCCTGCTTGACGCCAGGCTGACGGAAAGGGCGGAGGACAGAACTGAAACAGAAGTTGCCCTTTACCTTGAGGACCTTACAGACTCTGAAGAGAGACCAAAAATCACGGGCCAGAACCACCCAAGGCAGCGAGCGAAATTCCCCCCAGAACAAAAGTATGAgccaggggtggggaggacaGAGGGACGAGTTCCATTCTAGAACACTGAGCAGGGACTGTGGACCCACATTGCTTTGAGCTCAAATCACGACTTTTAGCCCGGTTTTTACTTCTCTTATAGGTTCGTTGTGAGGGCTAAGTGAATTCATATAAATTAATCCAAGCTTCTGCATGCTTAGATAGTAAGCGCTGTGAACGCCAGCCAGTCTTATTCAAATATGGGGAAGGGAGggtcatttttactttaaaaaaataataataaaagtaaaacccCTCTGAAGGGAAGCTTTAGGGGAAGACGCGAACAAACCTGCCGCCACCAATCTAAATTAGAGAAGAGGGCGAGGCGGGGCGCCGGGAAGCTGACGGGGATAGCCATGCGCGCGCCCGAGACCCCTTTACGTGCGCGCGCCCGCTACTGGGTCTCGCCGAAGGCGTGACCGTAAAGGAGCCCGGCTCTGTCGTGAAAGGGCCGCAAAAAGGCCGAGGGCGAGTTGACGGCTGCGACTCCATTTCGCAGGTCGCTTTGCTGTGTGTATCCACGGCGATTCTTCCCACGGAGTTCTAAAGCTAAAGGCTTacaattaaaaggaagaaaaaaagtaaagataattCGGGAGTACTATTGACAAAGCGTGTGGGCTCAGCCTCCAGCAATCACTGCTGATCTCCAGTCCCTGGGGGGTTCCGGTAAGAAGAACGCCCCTCCGGTACTGAAGAAGCGGCAGGAGGAGATGCGGCCCCTGGACATAGACGAGGTGGAAGCGCCTGAGGAAGTGGAGGTGCTGGAGCCGGAGGAGGACTTCGAGCAGTTCCTGCTCCCGGTCATCAACGAGATGCGCGAGGACATCGCGTCTCTTATACGCGAGCACGGGCGGGCGTACCTGCGAACCAGGAGCAAGCTGTGGGAGATGGACAATATGCTCATCCAGATCAAAACGCAGGTAGAGGCCTCGGAGGAGAGCGCCCTCAATCACGTGCAGCACCCGAGTGGCGAAGCCGACGAGAGAGTGTCGGAGTTGTGCGAGAAGGCTGAGGAGAAGGCCAAGGAGATTGCGAAGATGGCAGAGATGCTGGTCGAGCTCGTCTGGCGAATAGAGAGAAGCGAGTCTTCTTGAAGGAGGAGATCGGCGGTAAGGTCGGAAACTCGCGGGAGCTTGGATGGAACTCAGTAGTCCCCCTAAGCATGGTTAAACCGCGCCCTGTAAAAAGTTATGTTCTAGGCCTGCATCCCCCATTTTATCGCATCAAAAATTGAGCATTGGGAACAAAGTTGGGGTCAAGAGGAAAGAATGCGTGCTGGTTTTGTTAGGTGTTAGTATACCGTTTTTTTGTGGCCTCGCCCTCCCACACTggtaattagagaaaaataaaagtaacttcGGGTTTGTTTTTGTGAAACGTAAGTCAGTTCTAATAGGGCAGTCGCCAGGAAGTAGACCTGTCTCGGCACTAAGGGAGTTTGGGGAAAGCCACAGAAGACCTAGGCTGTGGAGCACAATGGAACGCAGGCTGAGAACgcagggaaagaaataaaagagtaaaGCCAGAGGCCATTACCTGAAATTTCCAGACTGTTCTATGAGACAGGTATGTCAGAGGACCGTGTCTCAAAGAAGTGGCATTCTTCTGGGtggttcacatttatttttaacatcaaGATATGGAACTTTGAGAGTCAATGTCTTCATGGTAAATTTCTCCCAATTGTGCTTTAGGTTCACAGCTGAGGACTGTAGTCAACTGGTAAGGATGAACTGACACcttgaggaaactgaaacagcttgtcattttctctgttttgtttttgtatgttttttaccCCCATGTAACAGTCTCCCTTATGGTCAGTGATTGATGACCTCGATATGGATTTAGATCATCAAATGTGTTTGGTTCTGGAAATACAACTTTTGTCGAAGAAATACTTTCACAAGAGAAATGGGGCTTAATTAAGTTGTTTTCGTGGTCACGTTTATTCTTGTTACTTCGCTGTGTTTTTGAAATGTTGGGCATGGCCTTGTATTTTGCTGTTACCTTTGTGACCTGATCGTTTTTTGGAACACGTCAAGACTTGGGATCAGAATCTTCCAACTTTAGAGGTGCAGTGGAAGATACTACGCTGCCTGGTTGAGCCTGGTGAAGAATGTATTAATGAGACTGCTTTGCATAAAGCTGGGAAGAACGAGAAGACAGTTGGAGATGGAAGGtggttttgtatatattttggaactttagttcctctgtgagatgaaagaggAGAGCTATGTTTTGTGGCACATTGTCTGATATATATTGTGTAACCTGTCAGGTGAGTTGATTTAGACCACATAGCTGACCTTTTATGACAAGGCAGTTTGATTAGGAACTGTCGTAATACCCTCACACATTACAGGGGCATCAGAGAATGGCATCGAAGAGACAGTCTACAAAGAGCTTTAAGAggccagagaaaggaaaagacattATCAGGGCCTGGAAAGTCTCTTCCAGTTCATCAGGGTAGTAGACCTGTCAGATTGGAGGTCAAAGTCAAACGTATAGTAAGTATTAATTTGCCTTGAAAAACAAAGACCTaaaaagccttttttaaaaaataaattttttgttcACATGACCAAAGCCCCTCCTGTGTGTGTTAATAAAAGAATCATAAATCAATCTTTTTGAAATGGATGTTCTTCACTGAGTGTCATCAAATGGGGTTGAACTGCTTGTAGTTAAAGGCTCTTGGTAAGCCTTTAACTGAGGGAGAATTATTTCTGGAAGGTGCTGTGGAGATGAGCTGACGGAACACTCAGTTCTGAAGAGAAAAACTTTTCGGCTATCCTCTGGGCCAAGCCCCTGCTTTTCAGCAGCAGAAGTGTGTTTAGTCAACCAGTGGGAATGTAACGTGCTTCATATCTTATCCAAGGCACTAGGAACATAAAGGTGAGACATGGATGGGACGAAGGTGTGGGACAGAAATGGAAACAAGGAATTGCGATATAGAGTGTGTGGATATCATGTGGGAGCCCTGAGGAGGGAGTCAACTCTTAGTAGGGAAGTGTGTGAATTCAGAGCAGGTGACTTACCTGGGCCTGAAAAGTAGAAATGAATGAAGACATATAAGGCATAAGGATCAAAGTGAGCAAAAGCCTTTTGAGTTCCAGCACTGGGGAGACGGCCAGTGAGCTGGATGTTAAGGAGCCTGGAGGGGGttgtgggagacagagtgaaactggcAGGCGGGGCCAAGAGATCTTCGTTAAGGAATTAGTTGATCTTCATAAACCTGTACTTGAGTGAGGTTTCTTCACCCTGGCATGTTTTCTCACAGAGTGCTAGTGGATGCTCAGAGCCATAGCGTAGGCATGGTACAGTTTCCAGAATTACTACATCTAATTTCGTAAAAATATGATCGTAATAAGCTCAGATACACGTTTTGGATTAATGTGTAaaataggcattttaaaaatcaagtaccTGAGCACAGAAAAATCACAGAAGCTGTTTCCGGCTTTGTCGTGATATCTAAGATCCTTGCTCATGTGCCTGCCTGTCTGTTTTCAGTAAAAACGAGAAGTACAGCTGGGGAGCCATAATTTCTGATAATCAGGGAAATGGCTGTCACATCTGTAGTTTAGAAAGATTACTCAAGACTGGGTATGGATTAATGTGAGTGTGGGCTATAAGGTAGCGGCAGGTGCAGAAGTAGAGATGGGAAGTGAGGGCCTGAACTGGGGCAGAATGAGTGGGAAGGACCAGCTAGGCTTTTCTGGAGCCAAGACTTGGTGTCTTTCTGTATCAGTCAACTAGACTAAACTGCTGTAACAGTTTACCCCAAAGCCTTAGTGGCTTGCAACACCcgaggatttttttttgttattcataTTGATCTATTAATACATTGTAGGTGAGTTGTTCCATATTCTCTTACTTCCAGGAGCTGGCTGAAGGAGCAGCTGCTCTTTGGGATATTGTGGATCTTGATTGCGAAAGCTGTTATTTACAAGTTACCTGACAGATTTAAATGCTTTGGGGGTGAAAAAACTGAGTCCTATACATACACactcatagacacacacacacacatactgtatatgtgctatatgcatatacatgtgtgcatatatactatgtatatgtatgtttttccCCTCGATTAACTGACCATAGATTATATTCATACGTAGGATTGCATTTCATCTCTTCAGTATCCtagggggttttttttttctttctttcctaagtCTCCTTCAAATTTAGAGCCTAAAGAGTGTTCTGAATCATTTTTGAGCCTTGACTCTTAGGCAGAGCACTGTAGTGACAGGCTAATTGTCTTAACCCATGCTgtgatgaaaaaataatttagagacGTTGAGAGTTTTGTCTCGATTTCCTATTTAACTTACACATTTTCCTTTCATTGAATGATGTTATCAGTGGAATTTTAACAACTTCAAAGTCATCTAGAAAATTTGGATTGGCTTCTGTTAGTAGCTCTGAAAGTCATTGGTCTGTCATGTGTGAGTCATTCATGCCCAACCTCCCCT includes the following:
- the MRFAP1L1 gene encoding MORF4 family-associated protein 1-like 1 encodes the protein MRPLDIDEVEAPEEVEVLEPEEDFEQFLLPVINEMREDIASLIREHGRAYLRTRSKLWEMDNMLIQIKTQVEASEESALNHVQHPSGEADERVSELCEKAEEKAKEIAKMAEMLVELVWRIERSESS